A single genomic interval of Hemibagrus wyckioides isolate EC202008001 linkage group LG13, SWU_Hwy_1.0, whole genome shotgun sequence harbors:
- the lg13h10orf88 gene encoding ATPase PAAT, with product MSSSKDAVVSTHTSWVCTSPTELREILITPQEELLNTEAGLDPSASALCEPVRLERAEESSPCVITLLCRPDSGAVISSVQIVSEARTVEVYSLSGDYCGTSRGEEDPRWQQSSDEEKRLFYRSRLVLESPLASCEVKLLSLGGRSAVGIRQVAVGLRFCPGAEFRPGPGAGIDLHRVQAMMQEMGTTLSPGAQNLMEMVQFQQKNKADVLGGFLPLLMGGGGAGGMLSCLAKRASGDVGPDGTRAQTGPQSGMFSANQSSPSDAVAGVQGGNQSPVSPDLLPMLQNVCGQVTQLRLDALTSPEKRTNGEREDLEKVLEKVVEKRMEDLENRLKKHMDSRLDALQQRLELTLHQLGLLTNTPNPQ from the exons ATGAGCTCCAGCAAAGATGCCGTGgtgtccacacacacctcctgggTGTGTACATCTCCTACTGAGCTCAGAGAGATCCTCATCACACCACAGGAAGAGCTCCTCAACACCGAGGCTGGCCTGGATCCTTCTGCTTCTGCTCT GTGTGAGCCTGTGCGCTTGGAGAGAGCAGAGGAATCGTCTCCGTGCGTCATCACCCTGCTGTGTCGACCCGATTCAGGCGCCGTCATCAGCAGCGTCCAGATTGTCAGCGAGGCCAGGACTGTGGAGGTCTACTCGCTGTCCGGCGACTACTGCGGGACGAGCCGTGGCGAGGAAGATCCCAGATGGCAGCAGAGCAG TGATGAAGAGAAAAGACTCTTCTACAGGAGCCGCTTGGTGTTGGAATCTCCGCTTGCATCGTGTGAAGTGAAG CTGCTCTCTCTCGGTGGTCGATCGGCCGTGGGAATCCGTCAGGTGGCTGTGGGTCTGCGGTTCTGTCCGGGGGCTGAATTCCGGCCCGGCCCGGGCGCTGGTATCGACCTTCATCGTGTGCAGGCCATGATGCAGGAGATGGGCACTACGCTGTCACCTGGGGCACAGAATCTCATGGAGATGGTGCAGTTTCAGCAGAAG AACAAAGCGGATGTTCTCGGTGGCTTTTTGCCTCTGCTGATGGgcggtggtggtgctgggggtATGTTATCATGCTTGGCCAAGCGAGCCTCAGGAGACGTCGGACCTGATGGCACACGAGCACAGACTGGACCTCAATCTGGAATGTTCTCTGCCAATCAGAGCAGCCCGTCAGATGCTGTAGCAGGTGTtcagggaggaaaccagagtcctGTCAGTCCTGATCTGCTTCCCATGCTGCAGAATGTGTGTGGTCAGGTTACACAACTCCGGCTGGATGCTCTGACCTCACCAGAGAAGAGGACGAATGGAGAGCG TGAGGATCTTGAGAAAGTTCTGGAGAAAGTGGTGGAGAAACGGATGGAAGATCTGGAGAACAGGTTGAAGAAGCACATGGACTCGCGTCTGGATGCTCTTCAGCAGCGACTGGAGCTCACACTACATCAGCTGGGGCTCCTCACCAACACACCCAACCCCCAGTAA
- the LOC131363183 gene encoding disintegrin and metalloproteinase domain-containing protein 9-like isoform X3: MSSAVYLSHLSSLSLTHTHTHTLHAVRNGGRRKQENQTELQRTLFHSSPPHFNPRRRNHQLRGVIFMGNKSYALEPALHSSNNEHILFPLESSESEPFLCGVDSERERDHDGSRDHTLSMAMFLRKKRNLPQTRYVELVLVVDNLRFNLMKGDRVAVKDEMVQLANLLDTYYQQLNIHIVLVGLEIFETGNPFAVEGTAGEVLGRFVDWRKKNLTSRVRNDMSQLIVGRTGAYSGGILGMAYVGTVCSASTSGGISVFSNNNLQYYSTIIAHEMGHNLGMNHDTSSCQCGENTCIMHPTASGSKLFSSCSSDDFENLVLRGRGVCLLNQPSPDHVISIPKCGNQILEGTEECDCGPPETCSNKCCDAATCTFTKGSVCAAGACCKDCQLLVSGTPCRVSVNQCDLPEYCTGQSGFCPPDSYQMDGLTCEGGTAYCYEGRCQTLDYQCKQLFGQSAVKASDKCFSHVNTQGSKFGNCGYSGSTLIPCSVANSMCGKIQCTNFDSNYPPPGIVISVETLEPGISCRNADFNLGPDVLDPGYVKTGTVCAAEKVCMNLQCVNSSVMTQGQKCNAARDCNNNGVCNDKAHCHCNNGWAPPYCDKWGRGGSVDSGPAQIDYSLRNGLLIFFLLVLPILVLVVFGFLYVFRRDSLKRCCRARQSKRQRTNEANAQRSDNQPSGNVQRPARPPPPTQYPQYPSATSGAQASSNNQNGVQPAVWTSQLPRNGPGVPRPIPPRNVVT; the protein is encoded by the exons ATGAGCAGCGCTGTGTACCTGTCTCacctgagctctctctctctcacacacacacacacacacacactacatgcagTGAGGAATGGAGGGAGAAGAAAGCAGGAAAACCAGACGGAATTGCAGAGGACACTTTTCCACAGTTCTCCTCCTCATTTTAATCCACGCAGACGGAATCATCAGCTCAG GGGTGTCATTTTCATGGGGAACAAGAGTTATGCCCTGGAACCTGCTTTACACTCCTCAAACAACGAGCACATCCTGTTTCCCCTGGAGAGCAGTGAGTCAGAGCCGTTCCTGTGTGGAGTGGACAGCGAGCGCGAGCGTGACCATGACGGCTCCCGCGACCACACCTTGTCTATGGCCATGTTTTTACGG AAAAAACGCAACCTTCCTCAGACCAGATACGTGGAGCTGGTGTTAGTCGTGGACAATCTGAGG TTTAATTTGATGAAGGGCGACCGTGTGGCCGTGAAGGACGAAATGGTCCAGCTGGCCAATTTACTGGACACG TACTACCAGCAGCTGAATATTCACATCGTCCTGGTGGGGCTGGAGATTTTCGAGACGGGCAACCCGTTTGCGGTTGAAGGAACCGCCGGAGAAGTTTTAGGACGCTTCGTCGACTGGAGGAAAAAGAATCTGACATCACGTGTCCGGAACGACATGAGCCAGCTCATCGT GGGTCGTACAGGAGCGTACAGCGGAGGGATCTTGGGCATGGCCTATGTCGGTACGGTTTGCTCAGCAAGCACCAGCGGTGGAATTAGTGTG TTCAGTAACAATAATTTGCAGTATTATTCCACGATCATTGCTCATGAGATGGGACACAACCTGGGGATGAACCACGACACTTCGTCCTGCCAATGTGGGGAAAACACCTGCATCATGCACCCCACCGCCAG cggatCGAAGTTGTTTAGTTCATGCAGCAGTGACGATTTTGAGAACCTGGTCCTGCGTGGAAGAGGCGTGTGTCTGCTGAATCAGCCGTCTCCAGACCATGTCATCTCCATACCCAAGTGCGGTAACCAGATCCTAGAGGGAACTGAGGAGTGTGACTGCGGACCCCCAGAG accTGCAGTAATAAATGCTGTGATGCGGCGACATGCACTTTCACAAAGGGTTCAgtctgtgctgctggagcctgCTGCAAAGACtgtcag CTGCTGGTGTCTGGAACGCCCTGCAGAGTGTCAGTGAACCAGTGCGACCTGCCCGAGTACTGCACCGGCCAGTCCGGTTTCTGCCCTCCAGACTCGTACCAAATGGACGGTCTAACCTGCGAGGGCGGCACCGCATACTGCTATGAGGGCCGGTGTCAGACACTGGACTACCAGTGCAAGCAGCTCTTCGGCCAAA gTGCAGTAAAAGCCAGTGATAAATGCTTCAGCCACGTGAACACACAAGGGTCCAAGTTCGGAAACTGCGGTTACTCCGGGTCCACTTTAATCCCGTGTTCTGTGGC GAACTCCATGTGTGGGAAGATCCAGTGCACAAATTTTGACTCGAATTACCCCCCTCCTGGGATAGTCATCAGCGTTGAGACTTTAGAACCAGGGATCTCATGTAGAAATGCTGACTTCAACCTGGGACCAGACGTTCTGGACCCGGGGTACGTCAAAACAGGGACCGTCTGTGCTGCAGAGAAA GTCTGCATGAACTTACAGTGTGTGAATTCATCAGTGATGACACAGGGGCAGAAGTGTAACGCTGCAAGAGACTGCAACAACAACGGG GTATGTAACGATAAGGCACACTGTCACTGTAACAACGGCTGGGCTCCTCCTTACTGCGACAAATGGGGCAGAGGAGGCAGTGTAGATAGCGGACCTGCTCAaatag ATTACTCGCTGAGGAACGGCCTGCTCATCTTCTTCCTGTTGGTGCTGCCCATTctggtgctggtggtgtttgGTTTTCTATACGTCTTCAGACGAGACTCGCTCAAACGGTGCTGCAGGGCACGACAGTCCAAACGCCAGAG GACTAACGAAGCGAACGCTCAGAGAAGTGACAACCAGCCGAGTGGAAACGTTCAAAGACCAGCACGTCCTCCTCCACCCACACAATACCCACAG TATCCATCTGCTACCTCTGGAGCTCAGGCAAG CTCTAACAATCAGAATGGTGTGCAGCCTGCAGTGTGGACTTCTCAGCTTCCCAGAAACGGACCTGGAGTTCCCCGACCCATTCCACCCAGGAACGTCGTCACCTGA
- the LOC131363183 gene encoding disintegrin and metalloproteinase domain-containing protein 9-like isoform X1, whose product MEGEESRKTRRNCRGHFSTVLLLILIHADGIISSDLFNEQMSNLKNFQIVIPQLVHKRWQRNDKSAHEQRADSESLTYSIEIDNTVHLLHLTKNKDFLSPDFTVVSHDVHRNSVKSHKEKPVLCHYYGRVSGYEESLVALSTCDGLRGVIFMGNKSYALEPALHSSNNEHILFPLESSESEPFLCGVDSERERDHDGSRDHTLSMAMFLRKKRNLPQTRYVELVLVVDNLRFNLMKGDRVAVKDEMVQLANLLDTYYQQLNIHIVLVGLEIFETGNPFAVEGTAGEVLGRFVDWRKKNLTSRVRNDMSQLIVGRTGAYSGGILGMAYVGTVCSASTSGGISVFSNNNLQYYSTIIAHEMGHNLGMNHDTSSCQCGENTCIMHPTASGSKLFSSCSSDDFENLVLRGRGVCLLNQPSPDHVISIPKCGNQILEGTEECDCGPPETCSNKCCDAATCTFTKGSVCAAGACCKDCQLLVSGTPCRVSVNQCDLPEYCTGQSGFCPPDSYQMDGLTCEGGTAYCYEGRCQTLDYQCKQLFGQSAVKASDKCFSHVNTQGSKFGNCGYSGSTLIPCSVANSMCGKIQCTNFDSNYPPPGIVISVETLEPGISCRNADFNLGPDVLDPGYVKTGTVCAAEKVCMNLQCVNSSVMTQGQKCNAARDCNNNGVCNDKAHCHCNNGWAPPYCDKWGRGGSVDSGPAQIDYSLRNGLLIFFLLVLPILVLVVFGFLYVFRRDSLKRCCRARQSKRQRTNEANAQRSDNQPSGNVQRPARPPPPTQYPQYPSATSGAQASSNNQNGVQPAVWTSQLPRNGPGVPRPIPPRNVVT is encoded by the exons ATGGAGGGAGAAGAAAGCAGGAAAACCAGACGGAATTGCAGAGGACACTTTTCCACAGTTCTCCTCCTCATTTTAATCCACGCAGACGGAATCATCAGCTCAG ATCTGTTCAATGAACAAATGTCAAACCTGAAGAATTTCCAGATTGTCATACCTCAGCTTGTGCACAAACGATGGCAGAGAAATGATAAGAGTGCACATGAACAG AGAGCAGATTCGGAGAGTCTGACCTACTCGATTGAGATAGATAACACTGTTCACCTCTTACATCTAACCAAAAACAA agACTTTTTATCTCCTGATTTCACGGTGGTCTCTCACGACGTGCATCGTAACTCAGTGAAAAGCCACAAAGAGAAACCT GTGTTGTGTCATTACTATGGCCGAGTCTCGGGTTATGAGGAATCTCTGGTGGCTTTGAGCACCTGTGATGGACTCAG GGGTGTCATTTTCATGGGGAACAAGAGTTATGCCCTGGAACCTGCTTTACACTCCTCAAACAACGAGCACATCCTGTTTCCCCTGGAGAGCAGTGAGTCAGAGCCGTTCCTGTGTGGAGTGGACAGCGAGCGCGAGCGTGACCATGACGGCTCCCGCGACCACACCTTGTCTATGGCCATGTTTTTACGG AAAAAACGCAACCTTCCTCAGACCAGATACGTGGAGCTGGTGTTAGTCGTGGACAATCTGAGG TTTAATTTGATGAAGGGCGACCGTGTGGCCGTGAAGGACGAAATGGTCCAGCTGGCCAATTTACTGGACACG TACTACCAGCAGCTGAATATTCACATCGTCCTGGTGGGGCTGGAGATTTTCGAGACGGGCAACCCGTTTGCGGTTGAAGGAACCGCCGGAGAAGTTTTAGGACGCTTCGTCGACTGGAGGAAAAAGAATCTGACATCACGTGTCCGGAACGACATGAGCCAGCTCATCGT GGGTCGTACAGGAGCGTACAGCGGAGGGATCTTGGGCATGGCCTATGTCGGTACGGTTTGCTCAGCAAGCACCAGCGGTGGAATTAGTGTG TTCAGTAACAATAATTTGCAGTATTATTCCACGATCATTGCTCATGAGATGGGACACAACCTGGGGATGAACCACGACACTTCGTCCTGCCAATGTGGGGAAAACACCTGCATCATGCACCCCACCGCCAG cggatCGAAGTTGTTTAGTTCATGCAGCAGTGACGATTTTGAGAACCTGGTCCTGCGTGGAAGAGGCGTGTGTCTGCTGAATCAGCCGTCTCCAGACCATGTCATCTCCATACCCAAGTGCGGTAACCAGATCCTAGAGGGAACTGAGGAGTGTGACTGCGGACCCCCAGAG accTGCAGTAATAAATGCTGTGATGCGGCGACATGCACTTTCACAAAGGGTTCAgtctgtgctgctggagcctgCTGCAAAGACtgtcag CTGCTGGTGTCTGGAACGCCCTGCAGAGTGTCAGTGAACCAGTGCGACCTGCCCGAGTACTGCACCGGCCAGTCCGGTTTCTGCCCTCCAGACTCGTACCAAATGGACGGTCTAACCTGCGAGGGCGGCACCGCATACTGCTATGAGGGCCGGTGTCAGACACTGGACTACCAGTGCAAGCAGCTCTTCGGCCAAA gTGCAGTAAAAGCCAGTGATAAATGCTTCAGCCACGTGAACACACAAGGGTCCAAGTTCGGAAACTGCGGTTACTCCGGGTCCACTTTAATCCCGTGTTCTGTGGC GAACTCCATGTGTGGGAAGATCCAGTGCACAAATTTTGACTCGAATTACCCCCCTCCTGGGATAGTCATCAGCGTTGAGACTTTAGAACCAGGGATCTCATGTAGAAATGCTGACTTCAACCTGGGACCAGACGTTCTGGACCCGGGGTACGTCAAAACAGGGACCGTCTGTGCTGCAGAGAAA GTCTGCATGAACTTACAGTGTGTGAATTCATCAGTGATGACACAGGGGCAGAAGTGTAACGCTGCAAGAGACTGCAACAACAACGGG GTATGTAACGATAAGGCACACTGTCACTGTAACAACGGCTGGGCTCCTCCTTACTGCGACAAATGGGGCAGAGGAGGCAGTGTAGATAGCGGACCTGCTCAaatag ATTACTCGCTGAGGAACGGCCTGCTCATCTTCTTCCTGTTGGTGCTGCCCATTctggtgctggtggtgtttgGTTTTCTATACGTCTTCAGACGAGACTCGCTCAAACGGTGCTGCAGGGCACGACAGTCCAAACGCCAGAG GACTAACGAAGCGAACGCTCAGAGAAGTGACAACCAGCCGAGTGGAAACGTTCAAAGACCAGCACGTCCTCCTCCACCCACACAATACCCACAG TATCCATCTGCTACCTCTGGAGCTCAGGCAAG CTCTAACAATCAGAATGGTGTGCAGCCTGCAGTGTGGACTTCTCAGCTTCCCAGAAACGGACCTGGAGTTCCCCGACCCATTCCACCCAGGAACGTCGTCACCTGA
- the LOC131363183 gene encoding disintegrin and metalloproteinase domain-containing protein 9-like isoform X2, which translates to MEGEESRKTRRNCRGHFSTVLLLILIHADGIISSDLFNEQMSNLKNFQIVIPQLVHKRWQRNDKSAHEQRADSESLTYSIEIDNTVHLLHLTKNKDFLSPDFTVVSHDVHRNSVKSHKEKPVLCHYYGRVSGYEESLVALSTCDGLRGVIFMGNKSYALEPALHSSNNEHILFPLESSESEPFLCGVDSERERDHDGSRDHTLSMAMFLRKKRNLPQTRYVELVLVVDNLRFNLMKGDRVAVKDEMVQLANLLDTYYQQLNIHIVLVGLEIFETGNPFAVEGTAGEVLGRFVDWRKKNLTSRVRNDMSQLIVGRTGAYSGGILGMAYVGTVCSASTSGGISVFSNNNLQYYSTIIAHEMGHNLGMNHDTSSCQCGENTCIMHPTASGSKLFSSCSSDDFENLVLRGRGVCLLNQPSPDHVISIPKCGNQILEGTEECDCGPPETCSNKCCDAATCTFTKGSVCAAGACCKDCQLLVSGTPCRVSVNQCDLPEYCTGQSGFCPPDSYQMDGLTCEGGTAYCYEGRCQTLDYQCKQLFGQSAVKASDKCFSHVNTQGSKFGNCGYSGSTLIPCSVANSMCGKIQCTNFDSNYPPPGIVISVETLEPGISCRNADFNLGPDVLDPGYVKTGTVCAAEKVCMNLQCVNSSVMTQGQKCNAARDCNNNGVCNDKAHCHCNNGWAPPYCDKWGRGGSVDSGPAQIDYSLRNGLLIFFLLVLPILVLVVFGFLYVFRRDSLKRCCRARQSKRQRTNEANAQRSDNQPSGNVQRPARPPPPTQYPQYPSASSGAQAR; encoded by the exons ATGGAGGGAGAAGAAAGCAGGAAAACCAGACGGAATTGCAGAGGACACTTTTCCACAGTTCTCCTCCTCATTTTAATCCACGCAGACGGAATCATCAGCTCAG ATCTGTTCAATGAACAAATGTCAAACCTGAAGAATTTCCAGATTGTCATACCTCAGCTTGTGCACAAACGATGGCAGAGAAATGATAAGAGTGCACATGAACAG AGAGCAGATTCGGAGAGTCTGACCTACTCGATTGAGATAGATAACACTGTTCACCTCTTACATCTAACCAAAAACAA agACTTTTTATCTCCTGATTTCACGGTGGTCTCTCACGACGTGCATCGTAACTCAGTGAAAAGCCACAAAGAGAAACCT GTGTTGTGTCATTACTATGGCCGAGTCTCGGGTTATGAGGAATCTCTGGTGGCTTTGAGCACCTGTGATGGACTCAG GGGTGTCATTTTCATGGGGAACAAGAGTTATGCCCTGGAACCTGCTTTACACTCCTCAAACAACGAGCACATCCTGTTTCCCCTGGAGAGCAGTGAGTCAGAGCCGTTCCTGTGTGGAGTGGACAGCGAGCGCGAGCGTGACCATGACGGCTCCCGCGACCACACCTTGTCTATGGCCATGTTTTTACGG AAAAAACGCAACCTTCCTCAGACCAGATACGTGGAGCTGGTGTTAGTCGTGGACAATCTGAGG TTTAATTTGATGAAGGGCGACCGTGTGGCCGTGAAGGACGAAATGGTCCAGCTGGCCAATTTACTGGACACG TACTACCAGCAGCTGAATATTCACATCGTCCTGGTGGGGCTGGAGATTTTCGAGACGGGCAACCCGTTTGCGGTTGAAGGAACCGCCGGAGAAGTTTTAGGACGCTTCGTCGACTGGAGGAAAAAGAATCTGACATCACGTGTCCGGAACGACATGAGCCAGCTCATCGT GGGTCGTACAGGAGCGTACAGCGGAGGGATCTTGGGCATGGCCTATGTCGGTACGGTTTGCTCAGCAAGCACCAGCGGTGGAATTAGTGTG TTCAGTAACAATAATTTGCAGTATTATTCCACGATCATTGCTCATGAGATGGGACACAACCTGGGGATGAACCACGACACTTCGTCCTGCCAATGTGGGGAAAACACCTGCATCATGCACCCCACCGCCAG cggatCGAAGTTGTTTAGTTCATGCAGCAGTGACGATTTTGAGAACCTGGTCCTGCGTGGAAGAGGCGTGTGTCTGCTGAATCAGCCGTCTCCAGACCATGTCATCTCCATACCCAAGTGCGGTAACCAGATCCTAGAGGGAACTGAGGAGTGTGACTGCGGACCCCCAGAG accTGCAGTAATAAATGCTGTGATGCGGCGACATGCACTTTCACAAAGGGTTCAgtctgtgctgctggagcctgCTGCAAAGACtgtcag CTGCTGGTGTCTGGAACGCCCTGCAGAGTGTCAGTGAACCAGTGCGACCTGCCCGAGTACTGCACCGGCCAGTCCGGTTTCTGCCCTCCAGACTCGTACCAAATGGACGGTCTAACCTGCGAGGGCGGCACCGCATACTGCTATGAGGGCCGGTGTCAGACACTGGACTACCAGTGCAAGCAGCTCTTCGGCCAAA gTGCAGTAAAAGCCAGTGATAAATGCTTCAGCCACGTGAACACACAAGGGTCCAAGTTCGGAAACTGCGGTTACTCCGGGTCCACTTTAATCCCGTGTTCTGTGGC GAACTCCATGTGTGGGAAGATCCAGTGCACAAATTTTGACTCGAATTACCCCCCTCCTGGGATAGTCATCAGCGTTGAGACTTTAGAACCAGGGATCTCATGTAGAAATGCTGACTTCAACCTGGGACCAGACGTTCTGGACCCGGGGTACGTCAAAACAGGGACCGTCTGTGCTGCAGAGAAA GTCTGCATGAACTTACAGTGTGTGAATTCATCAGTGATGACACAGGGGCAGAAGTGTAACGCTGCAAGAGACTGCAACAACAACGGG GTATGTAACGATAAGGCACACTGTCACTGTAACAACGGCTGGGCTCCTCCTTACTGCGACAAATGGGGCAGAGGAGGCAGTGTAGATAGCGGACCTGCTCAaatag ATTACTCGCTGAGGAACGGCCTGCTCATCTTCTTCCTGTTGGTGCTGCCCATTctggtgctggtggtgtttgGTTTTCTATACGTCTTCAGACGAGACTCGCTCAAACGGTGCTGCAGGGCACGACAGTCCAAACGCCAGAG GACTAACGAAGCGAACGCTCAGAGAAGTGACAACCAGCCGAGTGGAAACGTTCAAAGACCAGCACGTCCTCCTCCACCCACACAATACCCACAG TATCCATCTGCTTCCTCTGGAGCTCAGGCAAGGTAA
- the LOC131363369 gene encoding uncharacterized protein LOC131363369 — MENFYTRDLKMIEKQRRSQGGKFGVSTRSTASDQRPKCFRDIMDLVLHLSDEEWKAVRRGMRKEVTRVEFVAVCTKIVAEVSSAIVRRLLKPLSRSFGIKVIHEANEKLKKMESESGKCSASDASAQRSPMEVSDFICHLAQKVVTEIKGAMLVAIRSMASEPSASSPAEDPITKLDDLSRACTNEICDKILDLYHSEEFNRLSEEGGLVMSLTSLLKVHNIMMGLEEVVSVSRSSSWITESTTPDLVSTKTEVISPDSVSSPPQAESPFSDQFLSTATQLITEVLLKTAQTSVSSQTSVPASRETELKELAKSTATEILHRLYYLLHHCSDADQSIPEHEKFLSFAQKIHTDIHKQVLTFVCEQQQAASDKSKTLLDACTETDAELDISSDGVQKSVSAVEVLDKATQVTSEILVSRLSSHISTGLISMTGSGFSTAVYPDRAASGSVEKVISDVPLETGISDVENRSELLRESSSEFSSNLPSPSGPSESVIDEENNPLPSSQNSLYVPLHLFTVIHDQLRSFFKSFSKSAADDEKGIDMSVHSESVEDRVVPIHISRDGSVHELEVGRSISDSVLERRNSVLLSMQFPSELIYTFVQEASKALLQNVLNARSSEESEGCSTHTAEDQQKKKRPRVRFIVKTQRCIVVKRPRKQKRQRRVPLPQADQPSISTSANLHETSERESKTLRSVFKSARRTLGRFFSNISKTFTSCINPKTTP; from the exons ATGGAGAATTTCTACACACGTGATTTAAAG ATGATTGAGAAGCAGAGAAGGAGCCAGGGTGGAAAATTTGGAGTGTCCACTCGGAGCACCGCATCTGACCAGAGACCGAAGTGTTTCAGGGATATTATGGACCTCGTTCTTCATCTGAGCGATGA GGAATGGAAGGCTGTGAGAAGGGGCATGAGGAAGGAG GTCACGAGGGTGGAGTTTGTGGCTGTGTGCACTAAAATCGTGGCAGAGGTGTCGTCTGCTATCGTTCGCCGTTTACTGAAGCCTCTCAGCAGAAGCTTTGGGATCAAAGTGATTCACGAGGCAAatgagaaactgaagaaaatgGAGTCAGAATCGGGCAAGTGCTCTGCCTCAGACGCCTCAGCTCAAAG atcCCCTATGGAGGTGTCTGATTTCATCTGTCATCTTGCTCAAAAAGTTGTCACAGAGATTAAAGGTGCGATGTTGGTGGCAATTCGGAGTATGGCATCGGAACCAAGTGCTTCCTCACCTGCTGAAGATCCGATCACAAAGCTCGATGATCTCAGCAGGGCATGCACCAATGAGATCTGTGATAAGATCTTGGACCTGTATCACTCTGAAGAGTTCAATAGACTTTCAGAAGAAGGGGGTTTAGTAATGTCCCTAACATCCCTCCTGAAGGTCCATAATATAATGATGGGCTTGGAAGAAGTTGTCTCTGTCAGCAGGTCCTCTTCGTGGATTACTGAATCTACAACCCCTGACTTGGTCTCCACAAAGACTGAGGTGATAAGTCCTGATAGTGTTTCATCACCTCCTCAAGCTGAGAGCCCTTTCAGTGATCAGTTTTTGAGCACAGCTACACAACTGATCACTGAAGTGCTTTTGAAGACGGCGCAAACCTCAGTGTCGTCCCAAACCTCCGTCCCCGCCTCCAGGGAGACAGAACTGAAGGAGCTGGCCAAAAGCACAGCCACGGAAATTCTgcacagattatattatttgcttCACCATTGTAGCGATGCTGACCAGTCTATACCAGAGCACGAGAAGTTCCTCTCTTTTGCTCAAAAGATCCACACAGACATCCACAAGCAGGTGTTAACATTCGTATGTGAACAGCAGCAAGCCGCTTCAGATAAAAGCAAGACGCTCTTGGACGCCTGTACTGAAACTGATGCTGAGCTCGACATCAGCTCAGACGGCGTCCAGAAATCTGTCTCTGCTGTAGAGGTCCTAGATAAAGCTACCCAGGTTACAAGCGAGATCCTGGTAAGTAGGTTAAGTTCACATATTTCTACAGGATTAATCAGCATGACAGGCTCGGGTTTCAGCACAGCAGTATATCCGGATCGAGCCGCTTCTGGTAGCGTAGAAAAGGTGATCAGTGACGTACCTTTGGAGACTGGAATATCTGATGTGGAAAACAGATCAGAGCTCCTCAGAGAGAGCTCCTCAGAATTTTCCTCAAACCTCCCAAGTCCTTCTGGACCCTCAGAAAGTGTTATAGATGAAGAGAATAATCCTCTGCCCTCAAGCCAGAACAGTCTGTACGTTCCACTGCACCTTTTCACTGTGATCCATGATCAGTTGAGGTCTTTCTTCAAGTCCTTCTCTAAAAGTGCTGCTGATGATGAGAAAGGTATAGACATGTCAGTACACTCAGAGAGCGTTGAGGATCGTGTCGTTCCCATCCACATCAGTAGGGATGGCTCGGTTCATGAGCTGGAAGTTGGCAGGAGTATATCAGACTCTGTTCTGGAGAGAAGGAACAGCGTGTTACTCTCCATGCAGTTTCCTTCTGAGCTCATTTACACATTTGTACAGGAGGCTAGTAAGGCTTTATTGCAGAACGTTCTAAACGCCAGGTCCAGTGAGGAAAGCGAAGGGTGCTCTACTCACACAGCTGAGGATcagcagaagaaaaagaggCCTAGAGTTCGCTTCATTGTGAAAACTCAAAGGTGCATCGTCGTTAAG CGTCCCAGGAAGCAGAAAAGGCAGCGCAGGGTTCCTCTGCCACAGGCTGACCAGCCAAGCATCTCCACCTCCGCAAATCTCCATGAGA CTTCGGAGAGAGAATCAAAGACCTTACGGTCGGTCTTCAAGAGCGCTCGCAGGACGCTGGGCAGGTTCTTCTCCAACATCTCCAAGACCTTCACCAGCTGCATCAACCCCAAAACCACCCCATAA